A window from Electrophorus electricus isolate fEleEle1 chromosome 7, fEleEle1.pri, whole genome shotgun sequence encodes these proteins:
- the dock10 gene encoding dedicator of cytokinesis protein 10 isoform X9: protein MSFRSKITFRKKVKSRRPRADCTRVSCQEKPKLIDPLDYEAVISELEPELKDDPLKDLLLFPEHDFTVSTLPQERRTLQSTVPGGAEEQAECLLVREACRYYNSQLHVVEYKHQEYAGDYGMLSRKLYKAQKFPSHSFEIDHEDVDKDEDTTSLSSSRGGGGVGGMGVFRAGWLYKGNFNSTVNNSITVRSFKRRYFQLTQLTDNSYIMNFYKDEKISKEPKGCIFLDSCTGVIQNNRLRKYAFELKMNEVTYFVLAAESEQDMEEWISTLTRILQISPSDGPVMDRKSMDLTDTKPDVFDLSLNDVCLPENEETTENGINPELAKYISETEETVKADRREERLNLFSLDPDTPVLRSPRDGGDVRNIRPFEESLGRRLMIYCQSLNLTLQGCVNESETEPVTNIEPFFITVALLDIRECRKVSADFHVDLNHEAVRRMLSGVGSGQGSPAGQTGPQANGLKAPTEKGGGDHPLSQDLENWLAFPKQAIFSITNPHTDIIMLARIEKVLMGNITSGTEPYVKNTDNCKTVQKILKSNKQFCSKLGKYRMPFAWSVRSVFKDNQGMVDSESRFSPLFKQESNKISTEDLVKLISEYRRAEKTSKLQTIPGSLEIRVDCVPMEHPNCVTSSYVPLKPFEDCSLYAATVEVDEFLHDSAKFAQPYRVYKNHIYVYPRHLKYDSQKSFAKARNIAVYVEFRNSDDDCAKPLKCIYGKPGGPVFTSAACSTVLHHSQNPDFYDEVKIELPIQLQEKHHLLFSFYHVTCDINAKTSSKKKEALETSVGFAWLPLLKDGRLASGEFNVPVSCNLPSGYLLIKEPSSSKSGSEVKWVDGGKAIFKVSTTVLSTVYTQDPHLNRFFQQCQKREADLSLPPTSNFLSCLKGLLSMERNHVIIRFLPVLFNQLFKVLTQNDTDDVTTATTRVLVHILAKCHEVNLDHYLHSYIKFVFKTEAYGFRTVHEELAKGMNSELKSNDLTAVKSLLKFSWFFLEIILKSMVQYLADSEKLKVPRPQRFPGTFQNHLETLIMTVSDHIYWKSREQREETRRANQAIAAFVKRCFTVMDRGFTFKLISSYINMIAASDNKVLCEFKFDFMREVCSHEHYIPLSLPISSARITDKGSPETQSAQVDMPEYSLTGEFCRKHFLPGLLLRELGLALQDEQDVRHMALASLKALMAKHSLDSRYAAKEKQARIASLYLPLYGLILDNMPRFFLRDLFPICLTSSDQGSRDDISIGGGLASQTAHLNRHGNTVDASFSKEVLNSITANNTDSRGSLISIESNPSNSEKTDTCEKFARPQSLIGFGSRFDKLDQAETRSLLMCFLYIMKTISEEVMVAYWHRAIHQEISDFFNILELCLQHFRFLGKKHIARKLAAAVKLAQATQSTGTLKGSNASSQTSGLLPQWMHSGQDGHRHGRSQTMPIIRGKNALTNPKLLQMMESDGNTTESDTISPTDMEANLSTEVALIVLDILGLFVHHHKKQLQQDEGQNSLMKKVFDTYLLFFQINQSTTTLRHVFAALRLFIQKFPCVFFQGKADLCGCLCYEILKCYNHRSSSTQTQASALLYVLMRKNFEFTKGKSIVRSHLQVIKAVSQLIADAGIGGSRFQQSLAIINNFANGDAPLKNTSFPAEVKDLTKRIRTVLMATSQMKEHEKDPEMLVDLQYSLANSYASTPELRRTWLESMAKIHIRNGDLSEAAMCYIHISALIAESLKRRGYWKPEKVRISSAAAEEATVINYCPLLTPQEGEMSFSVGWAAFVDISPNVQEEGAQKEDTGTQDTPYTEDTLVEQLELCVDYLWKSERHELIADINKPVIAVFEKRRDFKRLSELYYDIHRSYLKVTEVVNSEKRLFGRYYRVAFYGQAAGFFEEEESKEFIYKEPKLTGLSEISQRLLKLYSDKFGAENVKMIQDSNKVNPKDLDARFAYIQVTFVVPYFDEKEQHEKRTDFERHHNINRFVFETPFTLSGRKHGDVEEQCKRRTILTTNSTFPYLKKRIQVVKHESTEMNPIEVAIDEMSRKVSELNKLCSANDVDMIRLQLKLQGSVSVKVNAGPMAYARAFLEEKNAKKYPDNQVKLLKEIFRQFAAACGQALDVNERLIKEDQLEYQEEMRAHYRDMLTELSAIMNEQIPHTRQPGTDRPSTF from the exons TCATTCAAGAGGAGATATTTCCAGCTGACACAACTAACTGACAACTCTTACATCATGAACTTTTACAAAGATGAGAAGATCTCAAAAGAGCCCAAGGGATGCATATTCCTGGACTCATGCACAGGGGTCATTCAG AATAATCGTCTGAGGAAGTATGCTTTTGAGCTGAAGATGAACGAGGTGACATACTTTGTCCTGGCGGCCGAGAgtgagcaggacatggaagaaTGGATCAGCACGCTGACCCGAATACTGCAGATAAGCCCATCTGATGGCCCGGTCATGGACCGCAAAAGCATGGACCTGACTGACACCAAGCCCG ATGTCTTTGATCTCTCCTTAAATGACGTCTGTCTCCCTGAAAATGAGGAAACCACGGAAAATGGAATCAATCCTGAATTAGCTAAG TATATCAGTGAAACAGAGGAGACGGTTAAAGCAGACAGGAGGGAGGAAAGGCTGAACCTGTTCTCTCTGGACCCCGACACACCA GTCCTCAGGAGCCCACGGGATGGTGGTGACGTGCGAAACATCCGCCCCTTTGAGGAGAGTCTGGGCAGAAGGCTGATGATCTACTGTCAGTCCTTGAACCTCACACTGCAGGGCTGTGTGAATGAGTCCGAGACAGAGCCCGTCACTAAt ATTGAGCCTTTCTTCATAACCGTGGCGCTGCTGGACATAAGAGAGTGCCGGAAGGTGTCGGCCGACTTTCACGTGGACCTCAACCATGAGGCAGTGCGGAGGATGCTGAGCGGCGTGGGGTCAGGTCAGGGGTCACCCGCAGGTCAGACAGGTCCGCAAGCGAACGGCCTGAAGGCCCCAACGGAGAAGGGCGGTGGAGACCATCCCCTCAGCCAAGACCTGGAGAACTGGCTGGCCTTCCCCAAACAG GCTATCTTCTCCATCACAAACCCTCACACAGATATTATCATGTTGGCACGCATTGAGAAGGTTCTGATGGGGAACATCACCAGCGGGACGGAGCCCTACGTTAAGAACACAGATAACTGCAAG aCTGTTCAGAAGATCCTGAAATCCAACAAGCAGTTTTGCAGCAAACTGGGAAAGTACCGCATGCCTTTCGCTTGGTCGGTGAG GTCTGTGTTCAAAGACAACCAGGGCATGGTGGACAGTGAGTCTCggttctctcctctctttaaGCAGGAGAGCAACAAGATATCCACCGAGGACCTCGTCAAACTCATCTCTGAGTACAGGAG GGCGGAGAAGACCAGCAAACTCCAGACCATACCAGGCAGCCTGGAGATCCGCGTGGACTGTGTACCTATGGAACACCCCA ACTGCGTGACATCGTCGTACGTTCCACTGAAACCCTTCGAGGACTGCAGCTTGTACGCAGCCACGGTGGAGGTGGATGAGTTCCTGCATGATTCAGCCAAGTTTGCACAACCTTACAGAGTTTACAAGAACCACATCTACGTCTACCCCAGACACCTCAAATACGACAGCCAGAAAAGCTTTGCCAAG GCCAGGAACATTGCAGTCTACGTAGAGTTCCGGAACTCCGATGACGACTGTGCCAAACCGCTTAAG TGTATCTACGGAAAGCCAGGGGGTCCAGTTTTCACCTCAGCGGCCTGTTCCACTGTCCTGCACCATTCACAGAACCCAGACTTTTATGATGAA GTGAAGATTGAACTACCCATCCAGCTACAGGAGAAACACCATCTGCTCTTCTCCTTTTATCATGTGACCTGTGACATCAATGCCAAGACCAGCTCTAAGAAGAAAGAGGCTCTGGAAACTTCAG tgGGCTTTGCATGGTTGCCTCTTTTGAAGGACGGACGCTTGGCCTCTGGCGAGTTCAATGTACCAGTGTCGTGCAACCTACCCAGTGGGTACCTGCTAATTAAAGAGCCGTCATCCAgcaag AGCGGGTCGGAGGTAAAGTGGGTGGATGGCGGAAAGGCCATCTTCAAGGTGTCTACTACTGTACTTTCCACGGTGTACACTCAG GACCCCCATCTGAACCGGTTCTTCCAACAGTGCCAAAAACGCGAGGCAGACCTCTCGCTCCCACCTACCTCAAACTTCCTCAGCTGCCTGAAG GGCCTCCTTAGCATGGAGAGGAACCATGTGATCATTCGCTTCCTGCCAGTCCTCTTCAACCAGCTGTTCAAAGTCCTCACGCAGAATGACACGGATGACGTCACCACTGCCACCACCAG GGTCCTGGTGCATATCCTCGCCAAGTGCCATGAAGTAAACCTCGACCATTATTTGCACTCCTATATAAAG tttgtgtttaaGACAGAAGCCTACGGGTTCCGAACGGTGCATGAGGAGCTGGCCAAGGGCATGAACTCTGAGCTGAAGAGCAACGACCTGACGGCTGTGAAGAGCCTGCTGAAG TTCTCTTGGTTCTTCTTGGAGATCATACTGAAGTCCATGGTGCAGTACCTGGCTGACTCTGAGAAGCTGAAG GTTCCTCGGCCGCAGCGTTTCCCTGGAACCTTCCAGAACCACTTGGAGACTCTGATCATGACGGTGTCGGATCACATCTACTGGAAGAGCCGAGAGCAGCGCGAGGAGACGCGCAGAGCCAACCAGGCCATCGCTGCCTTCGTCAAG CGCTGCTTCACTGTGATGGACCGAGGTTTCACCTTCAAACTCATCAGTAGTTACATCAACATGATTGCTGCCAGCGATAACAAG GTGCTGTGTGAGTTCAAGTTCGACTTCATGCGGGAGGTGTGCAGTCACGAGCACTACATCCCTCTGAGTCTGCCCATCTCCTCTGCACGAATCACAG ATAAGGGCTCACCGGAAACGCAGAGTGCCCAGG TGGACATGCCGGAGTACAGCCTGACAGGCGAGTTTTGCAGGAAGCATTTTCTGCCGGGGTTGCTGCTGCGGGAACTGGGCTTAGCGCTGCAAGACGAGCAGGACGTCAGACACATGGCCCTGGCCAGCCTGAAGGCCCTGATGGCCAAGCACTCTCTGGACTCCCGCTACGCCGCCAAG gagaagCAGGCACGGATAGCCTCTCTGTATCTTCCTCTGTATGGTCTCATCCTGGACAATATGCCGCGTTTTTTCCTTAGAGACCTTTTCCCCATCTGCCTGACCTCCAGTGATCAG ggTTCCAGAGATGACATCAGTATAGGAGGAGGACTGGCAAGTCAGACTGCCCACCTCAATCGTCATGGCAACACTGTGGATGCTTCTTTCTCCAAGGAAGTGCTAAATTCTATTACCG CGAACAACACGGACTCTCGAGGCTCTCTGATCAGCATCGAGTCCAACCCCAGCAACAGTGAGAAGACGGACACATGTGAGAAG TTTGCCAGGCCGCAGTCTCTGATTGGCTTTGGGTCGCGCTTCGATAAGCTGGACCAAGCAGAGACGCGGAGCCTCCTCATGTGTTTCCTGTACATTATGAAGACTATATCAGAGG AGGTCATGGTTGCATACTGGCACAGAGCTATTCACCAGGAGATATCGGACTTCTTCAACATACTAGA ACTGTGTCTCCAGCACTTCAGGTTTCTTGGAAAGAAACACATTGCCAG GAAGTTAGCGGCCGCCGTTAAGCTGGCTCAGGCCACGCAGAGCACTGGCACTCTGAAGGGGTCGAACGCTTCCTCCCAGACCTCAGGGCTCCTGCCCCAATG GATGCATTCAGGGCAGGATGGGCACCGACACGGCCGCTCTCAGACCATGCCCATCATTCGAGGCAAGAATGCCCTCACCAACCCTAAACTACTGCAGATGATGGAATCAG atggaAATACCACTGAGAGCGACACCATCAGTCCCACAGACATGGAGGCCAACCTCTCCACAGAGGTGGCCCTCATTGTGCTCGATATCCTCGGTCTGTTTGTTCACCACCACAAG AAGCAGCTCCAGCAGGATGAAGGCCAGAACTCTCTGATGAAGAAAGTGTTTGACACCTACCTGCTCTTCTTCCAGATCAACCAGTCCACCACCACTCTTAGACATGTCTTCGCTGCACTGCGCCTCTTCATAcagaag ttccCCTGCGTGTTTTTCCAGGGGAAGGCAGacctgtgtgggtgtctgtgctATGAAATCCTCAAGTGCTATAACCATCGTTCCAGCAGCACACAGACTCAAGCTTCTGCTCTCCTCTACGTCCTCATGAGGAAGAATTTTGAGTTCACCAAGGGGAAGTCCATCGTCCGCTCCCACCTGcag GTCATAAAAGCCGTGAGTCAGCTGATTGCAGACGCGGGTATCGGAGGATCACGCTTCCAGCAATCCCTGGCCATCATCAACAACTTCGCCAACGGAGATGCACCTCTCAAA AACACATCGTTCCCGGCGGAGGTGAAGGACCTGACCAAGCGTATCCGGACCGTTCTCATGGCCACCTCGCAGATGAAGGAGCACGAGAAGGACCCCGAGATGCTGGTGGACCTGCAATACAGCCTGGCCAACTCGTACGCCAGCACCCCCGAGCTGCGCCGCACCTGGCTGGAGAGCATGGCCAAGATCCACATCCGCAACGGGGACCTGTCCGAG GCTGCTATGTGCTACATCCACATCTCTGCCCTGATAGCGGAGTCTCTGAAGAGGAGAG GTTACTGGAAGCCTGAGAAGGTGCGGATCTCGAGCGCGGCCGCGGAGGAAGCCACTGTCATTAACTATTGTCCTTTACTAACCCCCCAAGAAGGAGAAA TGTCCTTCAGCGTGGGCTGGGCCGCCTTTGTGGACATCTCCCCCAATGTGCAGGAGGAGGGAGCCCAGAAAGAGGACACGGGGACCCAGGACACGCCGTACACTGAG GACACACTGGTGGAACAGCTGGAGCTGTGCGTGGATTACCTGTGGAAGTCGGAAAGACACGAGCTCATAGCTGACATCAACAAGCCTGTCATCGCCGTATTTGAGAAGAGGCGAGACTTCAAG AGGCTGTCAGAGCTGTACTACGACATTCACCGCTCTTATCTGAAAGTGACGGAGGTGGTGAACTCAGAGAAGCGTCTGTTTGGCCGATACTATCGGGTAGCTTTCTATGGACAG GCAGCG GGCTTCTTtgaagaggaggagagtaaGGAGTTTATCTACAAGGAACCGAAGCTCACTGGTCTGTCTGAGATCTCTCAGCGACTCCTCAAGCTCTACTCAGACAAGTTTGGAGCAGAAAACGTCAAAATGATCCAGGACTCCAATAAG GTGAACCCCAAAGACCTGGATGCCCGGTTCGCCTACATCCAGGTCACGTTTGTGGTGCCCTACTTCGACGAGAAGGAACAGCATGAGAAGAGGACGGACTTTGAGCGGCACCACAACATAAACCGCTTCGTCTTCGAAACACCTTTCACCCTCTCCGGCAGGAAGCACGGTGATGTGGAAGAGCAGTGTAAACGACGGACCATCCTGACCA CAAACTCCACGTTCCCGTACCTCAAGAAGCGAATCCAGGTGGTGAAGCATGAGAGCACAGAGATGAACCCCATCGAAGTGGCCATCGACGAGATGAGCCGCAAGGTGTCGGAGCTTAACAAACTGTGCAGCGCTAATGACGTGGACATGATCCGTCTGCAACTGAAACTGCAGGGCAGTGTCAGCGTgaag GTGAACGCAGGGCCCATGGCATATGCCCGGGCATTTTTAGAAGAGAAAAATGCCAAGAAATACCCAGACAACCAGGTCAAGCTGCTCAAAGAGATCTTCAG GCAGTTTGCAGCCGCGTGTGGCCAGGCCCTGGACGTGAATGAGCGACTCATAAAGGAGGACCAGTTGGAGTACCAGGAGGAGATGAGGGCCCACTACCGAGACATGCTTACCGAGCTTTCAGCCATTATGAATGAACAG ATCCCACATACGAGACAGCCAGGTACAGACCGCCCCAGCACCTTCTAG